The following proteins are co-located in the Phreatobacter oligotrophus genome:
- a CDS encoding Hsp20 family protein: MRHFDLAPLYRSTVGFDRLFSMLDQAAGLEGPAPSYPPYNIERTGENAYRISVAVAGFTDKDLSIEVKEQALTIRGEKAVGEGEGKPDYLHQGIAARAFERRFQLADHVQVKGAVLDHGLLHVDLVREIPEAMKPRQIPIGGGNATPRVIEGSSNRQAA, encoded by the coding sequence ATGCGCCATTTTGACCTCGCCCCGCTCTACCGTTCGACCGTGGGCTTCGACCGTCTCTTCTCCATGCTCGACCAGGCCGCCGGCCTCGAAGGCCCGGCCCCGTCCTACCCGCCCTACAACATCGAGCGCACCGGCGAGAACGCGTACCGCATCTCGGTGGCGGTGGCGGGCTTCACCGACAAGGACCTCTCCATCGAGGTCAAAGAGCAGGCGCTCACCATCCGCGGCGAGAAGGCCGTGGGCGAGGGTGAGGGCAAGCCCGACTATCTCCACCAGGGCATCGCCGCCCGCGCCTTCGAGCGCCGCTTCCAGCTCGCCGACCATGTGCAGGTGAAGGGTGCGGTCCTCGACCACGGCCTCCTGCATGTCGATCTCGTCCGCGAGATCCCCGAGGCCATGAAGCCGCGGCAGATCCCGATCGGCGGCGGCAATGCCACGCCGCGGGTCATCGAGGGCTCGTCCAACCGCCAGGCCGCCTGA
- a CDS encoding PepSY domain-containing protein, whose amino-acid sequence MRLSSTTLASRSPAVLGIVAASTTIALAVALLACAGGLARADEAGRRRPAPQEMSAADVPARLSQRGYAVTDPVVRRGSTYLTHGTDRFGQRLRLVMDARNGELIGLRVVGEGRAPRTPQGAP is encoded by the coding sequence ATGCGGCTCTCCTCCACTACCCTCGCCTCGCGCTCGCCGGCCGTGCTCGGCATCGTCGCCGCCTCCACCACCATCGCCCTCGCCGTGGCGCTGCTCGCCTGCGCCGGCGGCCTCGCCCGCGCCGACGAGGCTGGCCGCCGTCGCCCCGCGCCGCAGGAGATGAGCGCCGCCGACGTGCCCGCCAGGCTCTCCCAGCGCGGCTATGCCGTCACCGACCCGGTCGTGCGCCGCGGCAGCACCTACCTCACCCACGGCACCGACCGCTTCGGCCAGCGCCTGCGGCTCGTCATGGACGCGCGCAATGGCGAGCTGATCGGCCTGAGGGTCGTCGGCGAAGGCCGGGCGCCGCGCACGCCGCAAGGGGCGCCGTGA
- a CDS encoding alpha/beta fold hydrolase: MDLVALPDWPIPPGVRAGTITTEDRIPIRYARWEATGAPRRGTVVICQGRAEFIEKYIEVIPELRERGFGVLAFDWRGQGGSGRLLSDGRKGHARRFAHYQRDLEAVMTLIGLPDCRPPYFALGHSMGGAILIEAAKAGRTWFDRMVLTAPMVKLRQVSHPKALGLMLGALSLAGLGGMVIPGGSAKPMALKPFEGNPVTQDPERYARTAAYALADVRLGLGAPTIGWLREALAVTQRFAHPLYTRDIRQPMLLMGAALDPLVDTPAVEDFARRAKAVGCVVVPGAKHELLQERDTIRSQFWAAFDAFIPGEQAYL, encoded by the coding sequence ATGGACCTCGTCGCGCTTCCCGACTGGCCGATCCCGCCCGGCGTCCGCGCCGGGACGATCACCACCGAGGACCGCATCCCCATCCGCTATGCCCGCTGGGAGGCGACCGGCGCGCCGCGCCGCGGCACCGTGGTCATCTGCCAGGGCCGGGCCGAGTTCATCGAGAAATATATCGAGGTGATCCCGGAACTGCGCGAACGCGGCTTCGGCGTCCTCGCCTTCGACTGGCGCGGCCAGGGTGGCTCGGGCCGGCTGCTGTCCGATGGCCGCAAGGGCCATGCCCGCCGCTTCGCCCATTACCAGCGCGACCTCGAAGCGGTCATGACCCTCATCGGCCTGCCGGATTGCCGCCCGCCCTACTTCGCCCTCGGCCATTCCATGGGCGGCGCCATCCTCATCGAGGCGGCGAAGGCCGGCCGCACCTGGTTCGACCGGATGGTGCTCACCGCCCCCATGGTGAAGCTGCGCCAGGTGAGCCATCCCAAGGCGCTCGGCCTGATGCTCGGCGCCCTGTCGCTCGCCGGCCTCGGCGGCATGGTCATCCCCGGCGGTTCGGCCAAGCCCATGGCGCTGAAGCCCTTCGAGGGCAATCCGGTGACGCAGGACCCGGAGCGCTATGCCCGCACCGCCGCCTATGCGCTGGCCGACGTCCGCCTCGGCCTTGGCGCGCCCACCATCGGCTGGCTGCGCGAGGCCCTCGCGGTGACGCAGCGCTTCGCCCATCCGCTCTACACGCGCGACATCCGCCAGCCCATGCTGCTGATGGGCGCCGCGCTCGACCCGCTGGTGGACACGCCGGCCGTGGAGGATTTCGCCCGCCGCGCCAAGGCCGTGGGCTGCGTCGTCGTGCCGGGTGCGAAACACGAATTGCTGCAGGAGCGCGACACCATCCGCAGCCAGTTCTGGGCCGCCTTCGACGCCTTCATTCCCGGCGAACAGGCCTATCTCTGA
- the hisN gene encoding histidinol-phosphatase gives MSAVDFESFVRDLARLSGEAILPFFRSSIGVENKAGLGAFDPVTEGDRAGEAVMRQLIKRTFPAHGIVGEEYGAENEDAEHVWILDPIDGTKAFIAGIPVWGTLIGLARQGTPIFGMMHQPFIGERFWGDGAAARYEGPAGQRSLRTRPCTGLEAATIMTTSPKLFDAETKGLFEQVEARCRTYRYGADCYAYCMLAAGHVDLVVEAGLKPYDIAALVPIIEGAGGIVTTWDGGPASGGGRIVAAGDKRVHAEALAILNP, from the coding sequence TTGAGCGCCGTCGATTTCGAAAGCTTCGTCCGCGACCTCGCCCGCCTGTCAGGCGAGGCGATCCTGCCCTTCTTCCGCTCCTCCATCGGTGTGGAGAACAAGGCGGGCCTTGGCGCCTTCGACCCCGTCACGGAGGGCGACCGCGCCGGCGAGGCGGTGATGCGCCAGCTGATCAAGCGCACCTTCCCGGCCCACGGCATCGTCGGCGAGGAATATGGCGCGGAGAACGAGGATGCCGAGCATGTCTGGATTCTCGATCCCATCGACGGCACCAAGGCCTTCATCGCCGGCATTCCGGTCTGGGGCACGCTGATCGGTCTCGCCCGCCAGGGCACGCCGATCTTCGGCATGATGCACCAGCCCTTCATCGGCGAGCGCTTCTGGGGCGACGGCGCCGCGGCGCGCTACGAGGGCCCGGCGGGCCAGCGCAGCCTTCGCACCCGGCCCTGCACCGGCCTCGAGGCGGCGACCATCATGACGACCTCGCCGAAGCTCTTCGATGCGGAGACCAAGGGCCTGTTCGAGCAGGTCGAGGCGCGCTGCCGCACCTATCGCTACGGCGCCGATTGCTACGCCTATTGCATGCTGGCCGCCGGCCATGTCGACCTCGTGGTCGAGGCGGGCCTGAAGCCCTATGACATCGCCGCGCTGGTGCCGATTATCGAGGGCGCGGGCGGCATCGTCACCACCTGGGACGGCGGTCCCGCCAGCGGCGGCGGCCGCATCGTCGCGGCCGGTGACAAGCGAGTCCATGCCGAGGCGCTGGCGATCCTCAATCCTTGA
- a CDS encoding MFS transporter translates to MTEQTSTRMGAVGVTLAVLVAVLATATLMSQFFRNSVGVIATTLAGELGLDPDQLGLVASSFFLIFALCQIPVGIVIDRWGPRTALLGSGLFVVAGSIVFASATGQAGLVAGRLLLGIGCSTFFMAPLVVYARSFDPAVFASLTGFQIAFSSLGTLIATAPLGWMTATHGWRSAFLLAAAVSALLLLAILLVVRGPATGRLAGAKPETLRQAFAGIGAVVRTKGFVPLFLMSFSTYSTFGLIIGLWGGPYLAHVHGADLAMQGKVLFAMALAQIIGTMAWGSADRIAGAYKPVAVTGAALSLVLMAALILGGAASPLAAAVLMAVLGFSCAFTPVLVAHSKALFPPELTGRGLSLINMGTMSGSFATQWITGLAVKGVAGGAAVYPLTAFQLAFAMQAALLACATLAYLRAPDPRRGL, encoded by the coding sequence GTGACCGAGCAGACCTCCACCCGCATGGGCGCCGTCGGCGTGACCCTCGCCGTCCTCGTCGCGGTGCTCGCCACGGCCACCCTGATGAGCCAGTTCTTCCGCAACTCGGTGGGCGTCATCGCGACCACCCTTGCGGGCGAGCTCGGCCTCGACCCGGACCAGCTCGGCCTCGTCGCCTCCTCCTTCTTCCTCATCTTCGCGCTCTGCCAGATCCCCGTCGGCATCGTCATCGACCGCTGGGGCCCGCGCACCGCCCTCCTCGGCTCCGGCCTCTTCGTGGTGGCGGGGTCGATCGTCTTCGCCAGCGCCACCGGACAGGCGGGCCTCGTCGCCGGCCGCCTTCTCCTCGGCATCGGATGCTCGACCTTCTTCATGGCGCCGCTTGTCGTCTATGCCCGCAGCTTCGACCCGGCGGTCTTTGCCAGCCTCACCGGCTTCCAGATCGCCTTCTCGAGCCTCGGCACGCTCATCGCCACCGCGCCGCTCGGCTGGATGACCGCCACCCATGGCTGGCGGTCGGCCTTCCTGCTCGCCGCCGCCGTCTCCGCCCTGCTCCTCCTCGCCATCCTCCTCGTCGTCCGCGGCCCTGCCACCGGCCGCCTGGCGGGAGCCAAGCCCGAGACGCTCCGCCAGGCCTTTGCCGGCATCGGCGCCGTGGTGAGGACTAAGGGCTTCGTGCCGCTCTTCCTCATGTCCTTCTCAACCTATTCCACCTTCGGCCTTATCATCGGCCTCTGGGGCGGCCCCTATCTCGCCCATGTCCACGGCGCCGACCTCGCCATGCAGGGCAAGGTGCTCTTCGCCATGGCGCTGGCGCAGATCATCGGGACGATGGCCTGGGGTTCGGCCGACCGCATCGCCGGCGCCTACAAGCCGGTGGCGGTCACCGGGGCCGCGCTCTCGCTCGTGCTGATGGCCGCGCTCATCCTCGGCGGCGCCGCCTCGCCGCTGGCCGCCGCCGTGCTCATGGCGGTGCTCGGCTTCTCCTGCGCCTTCACGCCGGTCCTTGTCGCCCATTCCAAGGCGCTGTTCCCGCCCGAGCTCACCGGCCGCGGCCTGTCGCTCATCAACATGGGGACGATGAGCGGCAGCTTCGCCACGCAATGGATCACCGGCCTTGCGGTGAAGGGCGTGGCGGGCGGCGCGGCCGTCTATCCGCTCACCGCCTTCCAGCTCGCCTTCGCGATGCAGGCCGCGCTCCTCGCCTGCGCCACCCTCGCCTATCTCAGGGCCCCGGACCCCCGCCGCGGCCTCTGA
- a CDS encoding N-formylglutamate amidohydrolase, translating to MTDPAICDIDPAFEALEPVEMRAAVIFNSPHSGRVYPPQFLRQVRLDMALLRRSEDTAVDSLFAGVVERGMPLMRVHFPRSMVDVNREPYELDPRMFDGRLPTFANTRSMRVAGGLGTIPRVVGEAQEIYARRLPVDEALMRIETLYKPYHRALRRLISATHRAFGGALLVDCHSMPSMAPVREDRPRADMVIGDRYGTSCAPAVGDLIEAVLRECGYNVVRNKPYAGGFITEHYGQPQTGVHAVQIEINRALYMDERSYRLTDHFPQLQADMMVLAEALARLPLERGGDWRIAAE from the coding sequence ATGACGGACCCGGCGATCTGCGACATCGACCCAGCTTTCGAGGCGCTCGAACCGGTGGAGATGCGCGCGGCGGTGATCTTCAACTCGCCGCATTCGGGCAGGGTCTATCCGCCGCAGTTCCTCCGCCAGGTCCGTCTCGACATGGCGCTGCTCCGCCGCTCTGAGGATACGGCGGTGGATTCGCTGTTCGCCGGCGTGGTCGAGCGGGGCATGCCGCTGATGCGGGTGCATTTCCCCCGCTCCATGGTCGACGTGAACCGCGAGCCCTACGAGCTCGACCCCCGCATGTTCGACGGGCGGCTGCCGACCTTCGCCAACACCCGCTCCATGCGGGTCGCCGGCGGCCTCGGCACCATCCCGCGCGTCGTCGGCGAGGCGCAGGAGATCTATGCCCGCCGCCTGCCGGTGGACGAGGCGCTGATGCGCATCGAGACGCTCTACAAGCCCTACCACCGCGCCCTGAGGCGTCTCATCTCGGCGACGCACCGGGCCTTCGGCGGGGCGCTGCTGGTCGACTGCCATTCCATGCCGTCCATGGCGCCGGTCCGCGAGGACCGGCCGCGCGCCGACATGGTCATCGGCGATCGCTACGGCACGAGCTGCGCCCCGGCAGTCGGCGACCTCATCGAGGCGGTGCTGCGCGAGTGCGGCTACAACGTGGTGCGCAACAAGCCCTATGCCGGCGGCTTCATCACCGAGCATTACGGCCAGCCGCAGACGGGCGTCCACGCGGTGCAGATCGAGATCAACCGCGCCCTCTACATGGACGAGCGCAGCTATCGCCTCACCGACCATTTCCCGCAGCTGCAGGCCGACATGATGGTGCTGGCGGAGGCCCTGGCGCGGCTGCCGCTGGAGCGCGGCGGCGACTGGCGCATCGCCGCGGAATAG
- the cpdR gene encoding cell cycle two-component system response regulator CpdR → MGKILLAEDDNDMRRFLVKALQTAGYDVAHFDNGLSAYHRLREEPFELLLTDIVMPEMDGIELARRATELDPDIKVMFITGFAAVALQPDSQAPKDAKILSKPFHLRDLVNEVEKMLKQAA, encoded by the coding sequence ATGGGCAAGATTCTGCTGGCGGAAGACGACAACGATATGCGCCGCTTCCTGGTGAAGGCGCTGCAGACGGCCGGCTACGATGTCGCCCATTTCGATAATGGCCTGTCCGCCTATCATCGCCTGCGGGAGGAGCCCTTCGAGCTCCTGCTCACCGATATCGTCATGCCGGAAATGGACGGCATCGAGCTCGCCCGCCGCGCCACCGAGCTCGACCCGGACATCAAGGTGATGTTCATCACCGGCTTCGCCGCCGTGGCCCTGCAGCCGGATTCGCAGGCCCCGAAGGATGCCAAGATCCTCTCCAAGCCCTTCCACCTGCGCGACCTCGTCAACGAGGTCGAGAAGATGCTGAAGCAGGCCGCCTGA
- a CDS encoding patatin-like phospholipase family protein: protein MSDAKDSGIALCLSGGGYRAMVFHLGALVRLNEAGILQKLTLISSVSGGSITAAYLGMRWKELTFVDGRATNLDLILSSVRKMASTSIDVGAILGGIFLPGTISDRVAAAYDDALFHGATLANLPDAAKGKGPRFVINATNIQSGALWRFSRAFMGDYRVGLVKNPKVSLAVAVAASSAFPPFLSPVTLRVEDPYETVEGVDLATAPFREMVVLSDGGVYDNLGLETAWKGKGTLLVSDAGQKMSAESDPAHDWARHSLRVLDVVDNQVRSLRKRQLIDAYKIAADKEGHRPGAYWGVRSHFAKYKLATDPLGCAARNPEPLAGIPTRLEAMPEAVQDKLMNWGYAITDAALRAHISKPLQARLGVSVSPPNGFPCPGGY, encoded by the coding sequence ATGTCGGACGCGAAGGATAGCGGGATCGCATTGTGCCTCTCCGGCGGCGGCTATCGCGCCATGGTTTTCCATCTTGGCGCCCTGGTTCGGCTCAACGAGGCCGGAATCCTGCAGAAGCTGACGCTGATCTCGTCCGTGTCCGGCGGCTCCATCACCGCGGCCTATCTGGGGATGCGGTGGAAGGAACTGACCTTCGTGGACGGCCGCGCCACCAATCTCGATCTGATCCTGTCCAGCGTTCGGAAGATGGCCTCCACATCCATCGACGTCGGCGCCATCCTCGGGGGAATATTCCTGCCTGGCACGATCAGCGATCGCGTCGCTGCTGCCTATGACGATGCGCTATTCCACGGCGCGACCCTGGCGAACCTCCCGGACGCTGCCAAAGGCAAGGGCCCGCGCTTCGTCATCAATGCCACCAACATCCAGTCAGGCGCGCTATGGCGGTTCTCGCGCGCCTTCATGGGCGACTACAGGGTCGGGCTCGTCAAAAATCCCAAGGTTTCGCTGGCCGTCGCCGTAGCGGCGTCGTCGGCTTTTCCTCCCTTCCTGTCGCCTGTCACGCTGCGCGTGGAAGACCCCTACGAGACGGTCGAGGGCGTCGACCTTGCGACAGCTCCCTTTCGTGAGATGGTCGTCCTCAGTGATGGCGGTGTCTACGACAACCTCGGTCTGGAGACGGCGTGGAAGGGCAAGGGCACCTTGCTGGTGAGCGATGCCGGCCAGAAGATGTCGGCCGAAAGTGACCCGGCGCATGACTGGGCCCGGCATTCCCTCCGCGTTCTCGACGTGGTCGACAATCAGGTCCGCAGCTTGCGCAAGCGCCAATTGATCGACGCTTACAAGATCGCCGCTGACAAGGAGGGCCATCGGCCCGGAGCTTACTGGGGCGTCCGCTCGCACTTCGCGAAGTACAAGCTTGCGACTGACCCTCTTGGCTGTGCCGCCCGCAATCCGGAACCGCTTGCCGGCATCCCCACGCGCCTTGAGGCGATGCCTGAGGCTGTCCAGGACAAGCTGATGAATTGGGGTTACGCGATTACCGACGCGGCCCTGCGTGCGCACATCTCCAAACCGCTGCAGGCCCGACTGGGCGTGTCCGTCTCGCCACCGAATGGCTTTCCTTGTCCCGGCGGTTACTGA
- a CDS encoding methyl-accepting chemotaxis protein yields MRIRFGMISKVVALAIVVSMASLGVFAAVAITKSAETKMDLRRESIARTSGLALAVVETGFPGARGEFTADGLVSKIIMKGPIDVGQHQVVDRIAQSLAGVATIVGRRDDGSYVRLSTTARREDGSRAIGVQVDRASPVVAALEARQPVVAPTRVGGIDYLTRWVPIVDPSGAVLGGIASGSSLASVQGSIADFNQTLTIIGIVAAIVSALAMWWVVRRQVSPLADLSAAAGKLAEGQIAVVIPHQDLRDERGGLARSLEGLRNSLEERQRLEGQTAADRIREADRAKALGGIIESFRERIARTVSQVAARADQLDSTAASLAAGMGEARTQAGAASEAAAQSGTQAQTIAAAIVQLTATAEEIRRQASEMAGAYEKTAATVEGTVQEVQKLSDSANDVANVITLIGTIAEQTNLLALNATIEAARAGEAGKGFSVVASEVKALAAQTKRATEQISSKIIAIQDATNQTVQAINSIATATSGNVQATGIIRTSIDEQTAAFGEIAKAAATSVEGTAVTGRQVNEMLHRVDSTEETSRAIASVAGELAQDVVNTRAVVDEFLQRVQAA; encoded by the coding sequence GTGCGCATCCGCTTCGGAATGATCAGCAAGGTCGTCGCTCTGGCGATCGTCGTCAGCATGGCCTCTCTCGGCGTCTTCGCCGCCGTCGCCATCACCAAGAGCGCAGAGACCAAAATGGACCTGCGCAGGGAGTCGATCGCCCGCACGAGCGGTCTGGCCCTCGCCGTGGTCGAGACCGGCTTTCCCGGCGCGCGGGGCGAATTCACCGCCGACGGCCTTGTCAGCAAGATCATCATGAAGGGCCCGATCGATGTCGGCCAGCATCAGGTCGTCGACCGGATCGCCCAGTCGCTGGCCGGTGTCGCGACCATCGTCGGCCGCCGTGACGACGGCTCCTATGTGCGCCTGTCCACCACCGCCCGTCGCGAGGACGGCAGCCGCGCCATCGGCGTGCAGGTCGACCGCGCCAGCCCGGTCGTGGCGGCGCTGGAGGCGCGCCAGCCGGTCGTCGCCCCGACCCGCGTCGGCGGCATCGATTACCTGACGCGCTGGGTGCCCATCGTCGATCCCTCGGGCGCCGTCCTCGGCGGCATCGCCAGCGGCTCCTCCCTCGCCAGCGTCCAGGGCTCCATCGCCGATTTCAACCAGACGCTGACGATCATCGGCATCGTCGCGGCCATCGTCTCGGCGCTGGCCATGTGGTGGGTGGTGCGCCGGCAGGTCTCGCCGCTGGCGGACCTCAGCGCCGCGGCCGGCAAGCTTGCCGAGGGCCAGATCGCCGTTGTCATTCCGCACCAGGACCTGCGCGACGAGCGCGGCGGCCTCGCCCGCAGCCTCGAGGGCCTGAGGAACAGCCTCGAGGAGCGCCAGCGGCTCGAGGGCCAGACCGCGGCTGACCGCATCCGCGAGGCCGACCGCGCGAAGGCGCTGGGCGGCATCATCGAGAGCTTCCGCGAGCGCATCGCCAGGACCGTGTCGCAGGTGGCCGCCCGCGCCGACCAGCTCGACTCGACCGCCGCCAGCCTCGCCGCCGGCATGGGCGAGGCCCGCACCCAGGCGGGCGCCGCCTCCGAGGCCGCCGCCCAGTCCGGCACGCAGGCCCAGACCATCGCCGCCGCCATCGTCCAGCTGACCGCCACCGCCGAGGAGATCCGCCGCCAGGCCTCGGAGATGGCCGGCGCCTATGAGAAGACGGCCGCAACGGTCGAGGGCACGGTGCAGGAGGTGCAGAAGCTGTCGGACTCGGCCAACGACGTCGCCAATGTCATCACCCTCATCGGCACCATCGCCGAGCAGACCAACCTGCTGGCGCTGAACGCCACGATCGAGGCGGCCCGCGCCGGCGAGGCCGGCAAGGGCTTCTCGGTCGTCGCCAGCGAGGTGAAGGCTCTGGCCGCCCAGACCAAGCGCGCCACCGAGCAGATCTCCTCGAAGATCATCGCCATCCAGGACGCCACCAACCAGACGGTCCAGGCCATCAACTCGATCGCCACCGCCACCTCCGGCAACGTCCAGGCGACCGGCATCATCCGCACTTCGATCGACGAGCAGACGGCCGCCTTCGGCGAGATCGCCAAGGCTGCGGCGACCAGCGTCGAGGGCACCGCCGTCACCGGCCGGCAGGTCAACGAGATGCTGCACCGTGTGGACAGCACCGAGGAGACCTCGCGGGCGATTGCCAGCGTCGCCGGTGAGTTGGCGCAGGACGTCGTCAACACCCGCGCCGTGGTCGACGAATTCCTCCAGCGCGTCCAGGCGGCCTGA
- a CDS encoding cold-shock protein, with product MTTGTVKWFNATKGFGFIQPDDGGADVFVHISAVERAGMSTINEGQKLGFQVMRDNKSGKMAAEQLQAA from the coding sequence ATGACCACCGGCACCGTGAAATGGTTCAACGCCACCAAGGGCTTCGGCTTCATCCAGCCGGATGACGGCGGCGCGGACGTTTTCGTGCACATCTCGGCCGTCGAGCGCGCCGGCATGAGCACCATCAACGAGGGTCAGAAGCTCGGCTTCCAGGTCATGCGGGACAACAAGTCCGGCAAGATGGCAGCCGAACAGCTCCAGGCGGCCTGA
- a CDS encoding acyl carrier protein encodes MDAEAAARDIEAKIRDLVAFITGEDGAGLTAASPLVGDGAVVDSQGLLEIMLALEDFAGERFGKPFDWMNDAAFSSSRSPYRSIGTLAAHMAAQMVDA; translated from the coding sequence ATGGATGCGGAAGCGGCGGCACGCGACATCGAGGCGAAGATCCGCGACCTCGTCGCCTTCATCACCGGCGAGGACGGGGCGGGCCTGACAGCCGCCTCGCCGCTGGTCGGCGACGGCGCCGTGGTCGACTCGCAGGGCCTCCTGGAGATCATGCTGGCGCTGGAGGATTTTGCCGGCGAACGCTTCGGCAAGCCCTTCGACTGGATGAACGACGCCGCCTTCTCCTCCTCGCGCAGCCCCTATCGCTCCATCGGCACGCTCGCCGCCCACATGGCCGCGCAGATGGTGGACGCGTGA
- a CDS encoding SDR family oxidoreductase yields the protein MRRTLLVTGASRGLGRAVAERALAAGFDVIGIARKPAEAPFPIHACDVADAAAVKAVASALPRETPLWGVVNAAGVASMNLALMTPPATVSKVIATNLMGAIHVSQAFAPALIRAKAGRIIHFSTIAVPLGLAGEAVYVASKAGVEGFARAFAREVAGFGVTVNCIAPGPIDTDLIAKVPAEAIDRIVRRQVVQRKGTPDDVWNLVAFLLSEESAMISGEVLHLGGA from the coding sequence GTGAGGCGCACCCTCCTCGTCACCGGCGCGAGCCGCGGCCTCGGGCGCGCGGTGGCCGAGCGCGCGCTGGCCGCCGGCTTTGACGTCATCGGCATCGCCCGCAAGCCGGCGGAAGCCCCCTTCCCCATCCATGCCTGCGACGTCGCCGATGCCGCGGCGGTGAAGGCCGTGGCGAGCGCCCTGCCGCGCGAGACGCCGCTCTGGGGCGTCGTCAACGCCGCCGGCGTCGCCAGCATGAACCTCGCCCTGATGACCCCGCCGGCGACGGTCAGCAAGGTGATCGCCACCAATCTCATGGGGGCGATCCATGTGAGCCAGGCCTTCGCTCCGGCGCTGATCCGCGCCAAGGCGGGCCGCATCATCCATTTCTCCACCATCGCCGTGCCGCTCGGCCTTGCCGGCGAGGCCGTCTATGTCGCCTCCAAGGCGGGCGTCGAGGGCTTTGCCCGCGCCTTCGCCCGCGAGGTCGCCGGCTTCGGCGTGACGGTGAACTGCATCGCGCCCGGCCCCATCGACACCGACCTCATCGCCAAGGTGCCGGCCGAGGCCATCGACCGCATCGTCCGCCGCCAGGTGGTGCAGCGGAAGGGCACGCCCGACGATGTCTGGAACCTCGTCGCCTTCCTCCTGTCGGAGGAGAGCGCGATGATCTCCGGCGAGGTCCTCCACCTCGGGGGCGCCTGA
- a CDS encoding class I adenylate-forming enzyme family protein encodes MAGLVAEILARQADPTRPFLVGAGGTLAFADIVAAVGPDLSAIAPGDVVALVGDFEPASVATLLRLVDARAIIVPLTRQTAPDHAYFHEAAHVNVVIDGGAVTRHPQAGLDHPMLAELRARGHAGLVLFSSGTTGRPKAILHDFEPFLARFRTPREALVTMSFLMFDHIGGINTLLHTLFNNGRIVVPSKRTAEAVVAEIIENGVELLPTTPTFLRMALMSGLLPRLAGSTLKVVTYGTERMDEPTLLRLCEALPTVDFRQTYGMSELGILRVKSEARDSLFMKVGGEGVETRVRADSVLEIRAANRMIGYLNAPSPFSEDGWYDTRDVVEVKGDYLRVVGRTSDVINVGGQKILPGEIERVALLHPAVELAAASGGRNPITGEHVEVLVQAKAGETLTREDMMRHFRAHLPPGLQPHRVRFGEVAVGHRFKRL; translated from the coding sequence ATGGCGGGGCTGGTCGCGGAGATCCTCGCCCGGCAGGCCGATCCCACCCGCCCCTTCCTGGTGGGCGCCGGCGGCACCCTCGCCTTCGCCGATATCGTCGCGGCCGTGGGTCCTGATCTCTCGGCCATCGCGCCGGGCGACGTCGTCGCGCTGGTCGGCGATTTCGAACCGGCCAGCGTCGCGACGCTGCTGCGCCTCGTCGATGCCCGCGCCATCATCGTGCCGCTCACGCGCCAGACCGCCCCCGACCACGCCTATTTCCACGAGGCGGCGCATGTGAACGTGGTGATCGACGGCGGCGCCGTCACGCGCCACCCCCAGGCCGGCCTCGACCATCCCATGCTCGCCGAGCTGAGGGCCCGCGGCCATGCCGGCCTCGTGCTCTTCTCCTCCGGCACGACGGGGCGGCCGAAGGCGATCCTCCACGATTTCGAGCCCTTCCTCGCCCGTTTCCGCACGCCGCGCGAGGCGCTGGTCACCATGAGCTTCCTCATGTTCGACCATATCGGCGGCATCAACACGCTGCTCCACACGCTGTTCAACAACGGCCGCATCGTCGTGCCGTCGAAGCGCACGGCAGAGGCGGTGGTGGCCGAGATCATCGAGAACGGCGTCGAGCTCCTGCCGACCACGCCCACCTTCCTGCGCATGGCGCTGATGAGCGGGCTGCTGCCGCGCCTTGCCGGCTCGACGCTGAAAGTCGTCACCTACGGCACCGAGCGCATGGACGAGCCGACCCTGCTCCGGCTCTGCGAGGCGCTGCCGACGGTCGACTTCCGCCAGACCTACGGCATGTCCGAGCTCGGCATCCTCCGGGTGAAGTCTGAGGCGCGCGACAGCCTGTTCATGAAGGTCGGCGGCGAGGGCGTGGAGACGCGCGTGCGCGCCGACAGCGTGCTGGAGATCCGCGCCGCCAACCGCATGATCGGCTATCTCAACGCCCCCTCGCCCTTTTCCGAGGACGGCTGGTACGACACCCGCGACGTGGTGGAGGTGAAGGGCGATTATCTTCGCGTGGTCGGGCGCACCAGCGACGTCATCAATGTCGGCGGCCAGAAGATCCTGCCCGGGGAGATCGAGCGCGTGGCGCTGCTCCACCCGGCCGTGGAACTGGCGGCGGCCTCGGGCGGGCGCAATCCCATCACCGGCGAGCATGTCGAGGTGCTTGTCCAGGCGAAGGCGGGCGAGACGCTGACCCGCGAGGACATGATGCGCCATTTCCGCGCCCATCTGCCGCCGGGCCTCCAGCCCCACCGGGTGCGCTTCGGCGAGGTTGCGGTGGGGCATCGGTTCAAGCGGCTTTAG